Genomic segment of Planctomycetota bacterium:
CATGGACAACCTTCTGACGGGGCGGGAGGAGAATCTCGCGTCGCTGCGGGGGCACCCGCGCTTCTCCTTCGTGCGGCACGACGTGACGCGTCCGATCGAGCTTTCCGGAACGCTCGACGCGATCCTTCATTTCGCCTCGCCGGCCAGTCCCGCGGACTACCTGCGCCACGCCATCCACACGCTCAAGGTGGGCGCCCTGGGCACGCACCACGCGCTGGGCCTGGCGCGGGCCAAGGGGGCGGCGTTCCTCCTGGCCTCGACGAGCGAGGTCTACGGCGATCCGGAAGTGAGCCCGCAGCGCGAGGACTACTGGGGCCACGTCAATCCCGTGGGCCCGCGCGGGGTGTACGACGAGGCCAAGCGCTTCGCGGAGGCGATGACGATGGCCTACCGCCGGACCCACGGGGTCTCCACGCGGATCGCGCGGATCTTCAACACCTACGGGCCCCGCATGCGCGCGGACGACGGCCGCGCGGTCTGCGCGTTCGTCGCCCAGGCGCTCCGCGGCGAGGACCTCACCGTCTTCGGCGACGGGTCGCAG
This window contains:
- a CDS encoding UDP-glucuronic acid decarboxylase family protein → MRVLVTGGAGFLGSHLCEALVARGDEVVCMDNLLTGREENLASLRGHPRFSFVRHDVTRPIELSGTLDAILHFASPASPADYLRHAIHTLKVGALGTHHALGLARAKGAAFLLASTSEVYGDPEVSPQREDYWGHVNPVGPRGVYDEAKRFAEAMTMAYRRTHGVSTRIARIFNTYGPRMRADDGRAVCAFVAQALRGEDLTVFGDGSQTRSFCYVEDLVDGILRLLDSGEPDPVNLGNPDEVTILELAREVLELTGSGSRIVHRPLPQDDPRRRRPDITRARTLLGWEPRTPRREGLLRTIEYFRRELARGA